Within the Candidatus Omnitrophota bacterium genome, the region TATCCGCCGGATTAGACCACCACTACCTGCGCGGCGCCAGCAAGAGAGACCGCTTCTTCGCCCGGGCAAGAGGAGAGGCCTTTGAGATAGGCCTGCAGGACAAGCTCTTCGGCCAGGAGGCCAATAACGCAGCAGCCGAGAAGATCCGTTCCTTAAAATACATCCACCTGGTAGGCCGCGGCGTCAGCCTCCAGGACTTTATCTCCCTTACCGTCTTTGAGCTCTCCAGGACCTTCGGCCTGCCCCTTGAATCACGCGAAGACAGAGAGACCTTCAGAAGGACCGTCCTGGAAATAGTCAGCGGCACAAGCGGCATCACCGTAGAGACCCAGTTACAGGGAGGCAATGTCTTAAGGCTGGGCAGCCAGGTCTATCCTTTAGGAGATAGCGTCGTCATACCTTACATAGTCAATCCGGAAATTTACTTTCTAACCCCGGGCTTGCTCGTGGAAGCGGTATACGATCACCGCGACGAACTGGCAACGCTCCTGCCCAAGGCAGAGCAGGCACTCGTAAGAGAAGATAAGAATCTGGAGATAAGGCTCGGCAACGGTTCCTCCTTAGGCGCTTACAGGGCGATAGCCAGGATATACAAGAGGGTGATGGCACCTGTGGTAGCCAGTGTAGCCCTCAATGTCCCGGCGGAAGCATCTCAGCCCCTGGGCGATCGTGAACTTAGGGCGCGTATTGCGGAAGGCTCAAAGAAATTGACTGACAGGTTAAGGGTGAAAGGTGCCAAAGTGAGCGACGACAAGATCACCTTCTCCAAGTTCATCGCTCCTCTCTTAAGTGAAGGGGCCAGCAGGGCCGCCCTGTCTGAGCAGCCGCACAACCGTATCATAAGGAAGCTGCAGGCCTATATGAAGGCAAAAGAACATTACTTGGTTGCCGAGGCACTAAGGGAATACTTCCATATCCTGGTCCAGGAAAGAGGCATCAACGATCCTCTCTACTCCGAAATATTTGAAAAGGGTGGCGAGCCCCTCTGGGCAGACTGGGCAGTCATGGGCAGGTTAGGCAAGCTGCGCAGCGACAAGGACCATTCCCACGCCATGCTGCTCAGAAGAATAGATCTGCACCTGGTCAACTCCCCCAACAGGCGCTACAGGGTCCTGGTAGTAGGCGCAGGTTCAGGCCGCCTGGTGAATGACCTGGTATACCGCTTCGGCAGCAGGCTCCAGATAGTTGAGACTGACCCCGAGATAGAGAACATCATCAGGAGCTACGGAGTAAACACCGCAGGCAACCATCCTCAGCAGGTCATCCACGTCCCCGCTGATGCCGCTAACCTGGAGTGCTTTGCCGAATCCACCTTTGATATCACGATATCCCACGGCGCCCTGCGTTACTTTAGCCCGGCAACAAGGCAGCGGGCCGCGGTAGAGATGGCCAGGGTAACAAAGCCGGACGGAGTTATCATAGCCTCGGATGTATTACAGAGGCATACCTGGCAGACACTGGTCAGTGATTTTGCGACCGATCTAACCGCCAGTGGGTTGGGTTTTAAGATCTATGGAGGCGCAGAAAAAGTCTTCCGTAATACCACCTTC harbors:
- a CDS encoding class I SAM-dependent methyltransferase encodes the protein FFTAERKGRAYKEALEAIRGKEGFGEHGAELFRLAGAKGVRLAFARAEAITDASSRNEFFTSLLGTLHKLEEEGALTAHPEALVNACAPSDTEEPSLDAFILTLALTNTQLLTVAIIFILLIAASYRRASKRDASEAAETQTSGIKKGAERLVRRSQPSEGEIGGTIGRIATPEGQVLTDLRGRVEMGQFVLSHPHLRHPLMIDIDEEKTTISTDSAIRQILSAIDQKRLTIFARGTPDDTAVISVLTHAQSPEGLPIYIIRDNPHAIFCFAARRFICINEALLNEPVLIFHAFALSAGLDHHYLRGASKRDRFFARARGEAFEIGLQDKLFGQEANNAAAEKIRSLKYIHLVGRGVSLQDFISLTVFELSRTFGLPLESREDRETFRRTVLEIVSGTSGITVETQLQGGNVLRLGSQVYPLGDSVVIPYIVNPEIYFLTPGLLVEAVYDHRDELATLLPKAEQALVREDKNLEIRLGNGSSLGAYRAIARIYKRVMAPVVASVALNVPAEASQPLGDRELRARIAEGSKKLTDRLRVKGAKVSDDKITFSKFIAPLLSEGASRAALSEQPHNRIIRKLQAYMKAKEHYLVAEALREYFHILVQERGINDPLYSEIFEKGGEPLWADWAVMGRLGKLRSDKDHSHAMLLRRIDLHLVNSPNRRYRVLVVGAGSGRLVNDLVYRFGSRLQIVETDPEIENIIRSYGVNTAGNHPQQVIHVPADAANLECFAESTFDITISHGALRYFSPATRQRAAVEMARVTKPDGVIIASDVLQRHTWQTLVSDFATDLTASGLGFKIYGGAEKVFRNTTFYNCLFQYLHPDRGEYNRIFRDAVDAISASEKKEPIDILFNLAGYKEGHVRVAVIARKASII